The proteins below are encoded in one region of Neodiprion virginianus isolate iyNeoVirg1 chromosome 7, iyNeoVirg1.1, whole genome shotgun sequence:
- the LOC124309223 gene encoding myosuppressin produces the protein MRCNTGILALVCLTSAALMSGEAAALPPAQCSPGFLDEVPPRIRKVCAALSTIYELGSAMETYLDEKTYNSGPVIHGNVPLPDSGVKRQDVDHVFLRFGRRR, from the exons ATGAGGTGCAACACAGGAATACTCGCCCTGGTCTGCCTGACTTCGGCCGCCCTGATGTCCGGCGAGGCTGCCGCCCTTCCCCCGGCGCAGTGTAGTCCCGGTTTTCTCGACGAGGTCCCACCGAGGATTCGCAAGGTCTGCGCGGCCCTCTCGACCATCTACGAGCTGGGCTCCGCCATGGAAACCTACCTCGACGAAAAAA CGTACAACTCTGGCCCGGTTATCCACGGAAACGTCCCCCTGCCTGACAGCGGAGTGAAACGTCAGGACGTCGACCACGTCTTCCTGCGTTTCGGGAGGCGACGCTAG
- the LOC124309218 gene encoding uncharacterized protein LOC124309218, which produces MINAKSTVNGVAVIAALLSVLAEGSPIGKSDEGCSILINGGLAEPQPLILRPGFEGGYVIPEETGSGSVTLAVGESLRLVCLGNSFDLETSEPVEDANVTCVGGTTFTFEGLGITEEFENIGCLSYPTHTARRTGVACPNGEVCEIGFDLGDGDFQRLITLCHDDVDQNTILAHAKVPAVIDAAQTSFPRPGFVKGDFYVGVSMANIYTRVNQRATLARIIGSEELALEYLPASGTYYWAKGHLVAKTDLIYGAHQRSTFYYLNTVPMWQNINAGNWGIVEANLKNLATNRDVDLDVWTGSTGVLTLADVNGDQQEIHLYVDENNNRAVPVPKLLFKVVWEESSGLGVAFVTVNNPYLEELDDEHVICTDVCDQVSYLTWNPTRSDRGLSYCCEVDDFRKAFPDIPEFTTTGILA; this is translated from the exons ATGATCAACGCGAAGAGCACGGTGAATGGCGTGGCCGTCATCGCAGCCCTGCTCTCGGTCCTCGCCGAAGGCAGTCCGATCGGGAAAAGTGACGAGG GCTGCTCGATCCTGATCAACGGCGGCCTCGCCGAGCCCCAGCCGCTGATTCTAAGGCCCGGTTTCGAGGGCGGTTACGTCATCCCCGAGGAGACGGGTTCCGGAAGCGTGACCCTCGCGGTGGGCGAGTCCCTGCGGCTGGTCTGCCTGGGAAACAGCTTCGACCTAGAGACCAGCGAGCCGGTGGAAGACGCGAACGTGACGTGCGTCGGGGGTACGACCTTCACCTTCGAGGGCCTCGGGATAACGGAGGAGTTCGAGAACATCGGTTGTCTGAGCTACCCGACGCACACCGCGAGGCGGACGGGGGTCGCCTGCCCCAACGGCGAGGTCTGCGAGATCGGGTTCGACCTCGGAGACGGCGACTTTCAGCGGTTGATCACCCTCTGCCACGACGACGTCGACCAGAACACGATCCTCGCCCACGCGAAGGTCCCGGCGGTTATCGACGCCGCCCAGACCTCCTTCCCTCGTCCCGGATTCGTCAAGGGCGACTTCTACGTCGGCGTATCAATGGCCAACATCTACACCAGGGTTAACCAGCGCGCGACCCTCGCCAGGATAATCGGGAGCGAGGAACTCGCCCTTGAGTACCTCCCCGCCTCGGGGACCTACTACTGGGCGAAGGGTCACCTCGTCGCGAAGACGGACCTGATCTACGGTGCCCACCAGCGCTCGACTTTCTACTACCTGAACACCGTGCCGATGTGGCAGAACATCAACGCCGGCAACTGGGGGATCGTCGAGGCGAACCTTAAGAACCTCGCGACCAACAGGGACGTCGACCTCGACGTGTGGACCGGGTCCACGGGCGTTCTGACGCTCGCCGACGTGAACGGCGACCAGCAGGAGATCCACCTCTACGTCGACGAGAACAACAACCGGGCCGTACCCGTCCCGAAGCTGCTGTTCAAGGTCGTCTGGGAGGAGAGCTCGGGGCTCGGCGTCGCCTTCGTCACCGTGAACAACCCCTACCTCGAGGAACTCGACGACGAGCACGTCATATGTACGGACGTCTGCGACCAGGTATCCTACCTTACCTGGAACCCTACGCGCAGCGACCGAGGCTTGAGCTACTGCTGCGAGGTCGACGATTTCCGGAAAGCCTTCCCCGACATACCCGAGTTCACGACCACCGGGATCTTGGCTTGA